A stretch of the Nitratifractor salsuginis DSM 16511 genome encodes the following:
- the ppsA gene encoding phosphoenolpyruvate synthase, giving the protein MSQFVKWFEEIGIEDVPEVGGKNASLGEMYRNLTGEGVRVPHGFAVTATAYRHVLEYNGLEPKLHAILDGLDYDDVKALQEAGAKCRELIHNAKLPEDLKEEILSNYGKLKEEYGENVSLAVRSSATAEDSPEASFAGQNDTYLNIKGDEALLDAYKRCLASNFTDRSLHYKHDNDFDWAKVYLSVVVMKMVRSDLGASGVMFSLDTETGFRDVVFINAAYGLGENVVQGTIDPDSFYVHKPTYEKGYRAVLKRRLGKKELKMVFTDTLNTDNIAVEYTKNVPTSEEERSHYCISDDDVMVLADYAIKVERHYSEKAGYQKPMDMEWAKDGEDGHLYMVQARPETVQSQKKGTILEIYHLKERGKVLVSGRAVGTKIGQGRVHYIPDVKHLSEFKPGEVLVADTTTPDWEPVMKTAAAIVTNKGGRTCHAAIVSRELGIPAVVGAEGATEILKDGQEVTVSCAEGETGYVYEGLLLFEIEKVDLSDLPKPKTEIMMNLGNPDQAFSLASLPVDGIGLARMEFIINEYIKAHPMALKHPEKVDEETRRKLEELSRAYEDMVDFFVKTLSEGVATIAAAVYPKPCVVRMSDFKTNEYATLLGGKFFEPEEDNPMIGFRGAARYTHPAYEEGFALECAAMKRAREVIGMENIILMIPFCRRVPEGEKVVETMAKYGLKKGEKDLKIYVMCEIPNNVIQIDEFSKTFDGFSIGSNDLTQLTLGVDRDSEIVAFDYDERDPGVLKMIEMAVKGCQRNHRHSGICGQAPSDYPEVAEFLVKLGIDSMSLNPDSVLRTIQDVVKLEEKLGRK; this is encoded by the coding sequence ATGAGTCAATTTGTCAAATGGTTCGAAGAGATCGGCATCGAGGATGTCCCTGAGGTGGGAGGGAAAAACGCTTCACTGGGAGAGATGTATCGCAATCTCACCGGTGAAGGGGTGCGGGTGCCACACGGCTTTGCGGTGACGGCGACGGCCTATCGGCATGTCTTGGAGTATAACGGGCTCGAGCCCAAGCTCCATGCCATCCTGGACGGCCTGGATTATGACGATGTCAAAGCCCTCCAGGAAGCGGGGGCCAAGTGCCGCGAACTGATCCATAACGCCAAGCTCCCCGAGGATCTCAAAGAGGAGATCCTGAGCAACTACGGAAAGCTCAAAGAGGAGTATGGGGAAAATGTCTCACTGGCGGTGCGCTCTTCGGCGACGGCGGAGGATTCCCCCGAAGCCTCCTTCGCCGGGCAGAACGATACCTATCTGAACATCAAAGGCGACGAGGCGCTGCTGGACGCTTACAAACGCTGCCTCGCTTCCAACTTCACCGACCGGAGCCTCCACTACAAGCACGACAACGATTTCGATTGGGCCAAAGTCTATCTGAGCGTTGTCGTGATGAAAATGGTGCGCTCCGATCTCGGCGCCAGCGGAGTGATGTTCAGCCTCGATACGGAGACAGGATTCAGAGATGTGGTCTTCATCAACGCCGCTTACGGGCTGGGGGAAAATGTGGTGCAGGGGACCATCGACCCCGACAGTTTCTATGTCCACAAGCCGACCTATGAAAAGGGGTACCGGGCCGTGCTCAAGCGCCGTCTGGGCAAAAAAGAGCTCAAGATGGTCTTCACCGATACCCTCAATACCGACAATATCGCCGTGGAGTACACCAAAAACGTGCCGACCAGCGAAGAGGAGCGCAGCCACTACTGCATCAGCGACGACGATGTGATGGTGCTGGCCGACTACGCCATCAAGGTCGAGCGTCACTATTCCGAAAAGGCAGGCTACCAGAAGCCGATGGATATGGAGTGGGCCAAGGATGGTGAAGACGGCCATCTCTATATGGTCCAGGCCCGCCCCGAAACGGTCCAGAGTCAGAAAAAAGGGACGATCCTGGAGATCTATCATCTCAAAGAGCGGGGCAAGGTGCTGGTGAGCGGCCGGGCGGTCGGGACCAAGATTGGCCAGGGCAGGGTCCACTATATTCCCGATGTCAAGCATCTGAGCGAATTCAAACCCGGTGAAGTGCTCGTCGCCGATACCACGACACCCGATTGGGAACCAGTGATGAAAACCGCCGCCGCCATTGTCACCAACAAAGGGGGCCGTACCTGCCATGCCGCCATCGTCAGCCGTGAGCTGGGCATTCCCGCCGTCGTCGGCGCCGAGGGAGCGACGGAGATCCTCAAAGACGGCCAGGAAGTGACCGTCAGCTGCGCCGAGGGGGAGACCGGCTATGTCTACGAAGGGCTCCTTCTTTTCGAGATCGAGAAGGTGGACTTGAGCGATTTGCCCAAACCCAAGACCGAGATCATGATGAACCTGGGCAACCCAGACCAGGCCTTCAGCCTTGCCTCTCTGCCCGTGGACGGGATCGGCCTGGCGCGGATGGAATTTATCATCAACGAATACATCAAAGCCCATCCGATGGCCTTGAAACATCCTGAAAAAGTGGACGAAGAGACGCGCAGGAAACTCGAAGAGCTGAGCCGTGCCTATGAGGATATGGTGGACTTCTTCGTCAAAACCCTCTCCGAAGGGGTCGCGACCATCGCAGCCGCGGTCTATCCCAAACCCTGCGTCGTGCGGATGAGCGACTTCAAGACCAATGAATACGCCACGCTCCTGGGCGGAAAATTCTTCGAGCCCGAAGAGGACAACCCGATGATCGGCTTCCGCGGCGCCGCCCGCTACACCCATCCCGCCTACGAAGAGGGCTTCGCCCTGGAGTGCGCGGCGATGAAGCGGGCCAGAGAGGTGATCGGTATGGAGAACATCATCCTGATGATCCCCTTCTGCCGCCGGGTCCCCGAAGGGGAGAAGGTGGTCGAGACCATGGCCAAATACGGCCTCAAGAAAGGGGAAAAAGACCTCAAGATCTATGTGATGTGCGAGATCCCCAACAACGTCATCCAGATCGACGAATTCAGCAAGACCTTCGACGGCTTCAGCATCGGTTCCAACGACCTGACCCAGCTCACCCTGGGGGTCGACCGGGACAGCGAGATCGTCGCCTTCGACTACGACGAGCGGGATCCCGGCGTGCTGAAGATGATCGAAATGGCCGTCAAGGGATGCCAACGCAATCACCGCCACAGCGGCATCTGCGGCCAGGCACCCAGCGATTATCCCGAGGTGGCGGAGTTCCTGGTCAAGCTGGGCATCGACTCCATGAGCCTCAACCCCGACAGCGTGCTGCGGACCATTCAGGATGTGGTGAAGCTGGAAGAGAAGCTGGGAAGGAAGTAA
- the ppk2 gene encoding polyphosphate kinase 2: MKKKEYKKQLYELQVQLVKFQRHVIENDIKVCVVFEGRDAAGKDGTIKRFLEHLSPREARAVALGKPSDRDKKSWYFQRYVPHLPAGGEMVFFNRSWYNRAGVEPVMGFCTKEEYEAFMQEVGSFEQMLVHSGMIFIKYYLDISKEEQKRRLEARKKDPLKQWKLSPIDMQAQKLWKKYSKYRDRMFERTSFVFAPWYVVHSDDKKTARINVMKHFLSQVDYPEKDEKLLIYDNDVVCEFDPVCYEKGLIAP; the protein is encoded by the coding sequence ATGAAGAAAAAAGAGTACAAAAAGCAGCTCTATGAGCTTCAGGTACAGTTGGTCAAATTCCAGCGCCATGTCATCGAGAACGATATCAAAGTCTGTGTCGTCTTCGAGGGGCGAGATGCCGCCGGCAAGGATGGGACCATCAAGCGCTTTCTGGAACATCTGAGCCCAAGGGAAGCCCGCGCCGTGGCTCTGGGCAAGCCCAGCGACCGGGACAAGAAGTCCTGGTACTTCCAGCGCTATGTCCCCCATCTCCCCGCCGGGGGAGAGATGGTCTTCTTCAACCGCAGCTGGTACAACCGCGCCGGAGTGGAACCGGTGATGGGCTTTTGCACCAAAGAAGAATACGAAGCCTTTATGCAGGAGGTGGGAAGCTTCGAGCAGATGCTGGTCCACTCGGGGATGATCTTCATCAAATACTACCTCGATATCTCCAAAGAAGAGCAGAAACGGCGCCTGGAGGCGCGCAAAAAAGACCCCCTCAAGCAGTGGAAGCTCAGCCCCATCGATATGCAGGCGCAGAAACTCTGGAAAAAGTATTCCAAATACCGCGACCGGATGTTCGAGCGGACCTCTTTTGTCTTCGCTCCGTGGTATGTGGTCCACAGCGACGACAAAAAGACGGCGCGGATCAATGTGATGAAGCATTTCCTCTCCCAGGTGGATTACCCGGAGAAGGACGAAAAGCTCCTCATCTACGACAACGACGTTGTCTGTGAATTCGACCCCGTCTGTTACGAGAAAGGGCTCATCGCACCATGA
- a CDS encoding aldolase, whose amino-acid sequence MIREDFRDFLPADVPADKEKEFLENFEKSTGGSGRLMLFAGDQKVEHLNNDFHGEGIPEEDNDPEHLFRIAKMAKIGVFATQFGLISRYGRDYKDVPYLVKLNSKTNLVPYDAKDPYSQQWLEVEDVVRFRDSSGLDIRGVGYTVYLGGEHEHSMLREAARIVHEAHSHGMLAVLWMYPKGPFVKNEHDPHLIAGAAGVAACLGADFAKVKVPYDKEGQPLPELLQEATTAAGRTGVLCEGGSRIDEETFLRQLHEQIHIGHSRGNGTGRNIHQRPLQEAVKMADAIYAVTCENKSVKEALEILA is encoded by the coding sequence ATGATCAGAGAAGACTTTCGTGACTTCCTCCCCGCCGATGTCCCGGCGGACAAGGAGAAGGAGTTTCTGGAGAATTTCGAGAAGAGCACGGGCGGAAGTGGACGGTTGATGCTCTTTGCCGGGGACCAGAAGGTAGAGCACCTCAACAACGACTTTCATGGCGAGGGGATCCCCGAGGAGGACAACGACCCCGAGCATCTCTTCCGCATCGCCAAGATGGCGAAGATCGGGGTCTTCGCGACCCAGTTTGGGCTCATCTCCCGCTATGGACGCGATTACAAGGATGTTCCCTACCTGGTGAAGCTCAACTCCAAGACCAATCTCGTCCCCTACGACGCTAAGGACCCCTATAGCCAGCAGTGGCTGGAGGTGGAGGATGTGGTCCGTTTCCGCGACAGCAGCGGCCTGGATATCCGCGGCGTGGGCTACACCGTCTATCTGGGGGGCGAGCACGAGCACTCCATGCTGCGTGAAGCGGCCCGAATCGTTCACGAGGCGCATAGCCACGGAATGCTGGCGGTGCTCTGGATGTATCCCAAAGGCCCCTTCGTCAAAAACGAGCATGATCCTCATCTCATCGCCGGGGCTGCCGGGGTCGCCGCCTGTCTGGGGGCCGACTTCGCCAAGGTGAAGGTCCCCTACGACAAAGAGGGGCAGCCGCTGCCCGAGCTCCTGCAGGAGGCTACCACCGCCGCCGGGCGCACCGGGGTACTCTGCGAAGGGGGCTCCAGGATCGACGAAGAGACCTTCCTGCGCCAGCTCCACGAGCAGATCCATATCGGCCACAGCCGGGGTAACGGCACCGGACGCAATATCCATCAGCGCCCCCTGCAGGAGGCGGTGAAGATGGCCGATGCCATCTATGCCGTTACCTGCGAGAATAAGAGTGTGAAAGAGGCCTTGGAGATCCTGGCGTAA
- a CDS encoding ferritin-like domain-containing protein, which produces MARWNYQDIDYDSINKERLHDNDFLFKVVAIASFIEITSDLYEMNLAKFYAGDEEIVGWLESTWEPEELQHGKALRKYVQTVWPEFDWDKAYEGFRNEYSAYCTLDEFQPSRAREMLARMVVETGTSTLYRAMTDYAKSIDEPILAEIAHNIHKDEVYHYEEFDKGFEKYNKEEHLGRTDITKVIYARLKMASDEDVFIAHKYIAPGEDFDAFKARTKEFAKQFYPYKMAVKMLMHPLHLHKHIENATASTIQGALKVLGI; this is translated from the coding sequence ATGGCACGTTGGAATTATCAGGATATCGACTACGACAGCATCAACAAAGAGCGGCTTCACGACAACGATTTTCTCTTCAAAGTCGTGGCGATCGCCTCTTTTATCGAGATCACTTCCGATCTCTATGAGATGAATCTGGCGAAATTCTACGCCGGGGACGAGGAGATCGTCGGCTGGCTGGAGAGCACCTGGGAGCCCGAAGAGCTCCAGCACGGCAAAGCTCTGCGCAAATATGTACAGACCGTCTGGCCCGAATTCGACTGGGACAAAGCCTACGAAGGATTCCGCAACGAATACAGCGCCTACTGCACCCTGGATGAGTTTCAGCCCAGCAGAGCCCGGGAGATGCTGGCGCGTATGGTCGTCGAGACCGGCACTTCGACCCTCTATCGGGCGATGACCGACTACGCCAAATCGATCGACGAGCCGATCCTCGCCGAGATCGCCCACAACATCCACAAAGACGAAGTCTACCATTACGAAGAGTTTGACAAAGGCTTCGAGAAATACAATAAAGAAGAGCACCTGGGCCGCACCGATATCACCAAGGTGATCTACGCCCGACTCAAGATGGCCAGCGACGAAGATGTCTTCATCGCCCACAAATATATCGCCCCCGGAGAGGATTTCGACGCCTTCAAAGCCCGGACCAAAGAGTTCGCCAAGCAGTTCTACCCCTACAAAATGGCGGTCAAGATGCTGATGCATCCTCTGCATCTGCATAAACATATCGAAAATGCCACCGCTTCCACGATCCAGGGGGCCCTCAAGGTCCTCGGGATTTAG
- a CDS encoding YfdX family protein has protein sequence MKKLMISAVAAAVLSGGVASAATQQKRAVLHNEVAGANYYSMQKKAARAFIPEAIKAHHAATPKPPKEILQAFGDTVHAVQAIQHKDTKAAQKYLTEADKLFSEMLKKHPELKFVPINEVIMVNDVIITPEGAKKIVDTSRELLKYYRTQAARDLLVPMKDEMDVMTSYLPMALYPVATKKALAAVKKGDVKSAIAILADAFNTIMTVKTVIPIPLLAAQDFVRQAAALDKSKKEEALKFLEAAKAELQKAYYFGYTDTRSKAYKDLYDQINAIEKEIKGKNMVEKMYEHLKSSFKNLIGKIYSDMRDTVAAEEAKVMKNPKMINGAPSAKAKEEELQEKQNFEAKMKISEFGKEVEADLKKAPVNAK, from the coding sequence ATGAAAAAGTTGATGATTTCAGCAGTCGCAGCAGCGGTTTTGAGCGGAGGAGTCGCCTCGGCGGCCACACAGCAGAAGCGTGCCGTACTTCATAACGAAGTAGCCGGGGCCAATTATTACAGTATGCAGAAAAAAGCCGCCCGTGCTTTTATCCCCGAAGCGATCAAAGCCCATCACGCCGCTACGCCCAAGCCTCCCAAAGAGATTCTGCAAGCCTTTGGCGATACCGTGCATGCCGTGCAGGCGATCCAGCACAAAGATACCAAAGCGGCCCAAAAATATTTGACCGAAGCGGATAAACTCTTCAGCGAAATGCTGAAAAAGCATCCCGAGCTCAAATTCGTTCCCATCAACGAAGTAATCATGGTCAACGATGTGATCATCACGCCCGAGGGGGCCAAGAAGATCGTCGACACGTCCAGGGAACTGCTCAAGTATTACCGGACTCAGGCGGCCAGGGATCTGCTTGTGCCTATGAAGGATGAGATGGACGTAATGACTTCCTATTTGCCGATGGCACTCTATCCGGTAGCGACCAAAAAGGCCCTGGCGGCGGTCAAAAAGGGGGATGTCAAAAGCGCAATAGCGATCTTGGCGGATGCTTTCAATACCATCATGACGGTCAAGACCGTGATTCCCATTCCCCTCCTGGCGGCCCAGGATTTCGTACGCCAGGCCGCGGCCCTGGATAAGAGTAAGAAAGAGGAAGCCCTTAAGTTCCTCGAAGCGGCCAAGGCTGAATTGCAAAAAGCTTACTACTTCGGCTATACCGATACGCGGAGCAAAGCCTATAAGGATCTCTACGACCAAATCAACGCCATCGAAAAAGAGATCAAGGGCAAGAATATGGTCGAAAAGATGTACGAACATCTCAAGAGCTCTTTCAAGAATCTCATCGGCAAGATCTATTCCGACATGCGCGATACGGTCGCAGCCGAAGAGGCGAAAGTTATGAAAAACCCCAAAATGATCAATGGAGCCCCTTCGGCGAAGGCAAAAGAGGAGGAGCTGCAGGAGAAGCAGAATTTCGAAGCCAAAATGAAGATCTCCGAATTCGGCAAAGAGGTCGAGGCAGATCTCAAAAAAGCGCCGGTCAACGCGAAGTAA
- a CDS encoding ribbon-helix-helix domain-containing protein: MAEVKKIISMNEEIARELENLSRILGITQEEIIERALGFYFDHTDAMIAEKISREIREGKMIVRDADDVFPISRLM, from the coding sequence ATGGCAGAGGTCAAGAAAATAATCTCTATGAATGAGGAGATTGCTCGTGAGCTAGAGAATCTTTCCAGAATCTTGGGCATAACGCAAGAAGAGATAATCGAAAGAGCTCTGGGTTTCTATTTTGACCACACTGACGCAATGATTGCCGAGAAGATTTCCCGCGAAATTCGTGAAGGAAAAATGATAGTGCGTGATGCTGATGATGTTTTTCCGATCTCTCGGCTTATGTGA
- a CDS encoding TIGR00730 family Rossman fold protein: MKKKKLPVENTKLPWEHPKPKTEDPQALKLVEKIMQSPTYRLAEEDTDFLKSYETRGNRLELDYLKPELHMARAGIEHTIVVFGSARIRERKTAMANLEAVQKKLKADPDNEKLMQELYVAERMLEKSIYYDDARMFGRYVSRSGKGPGDSRVVIMTGGGPGIMEAANRGAHDVGAKSVGLNIHLPHEQFPNPYITPELCFQFHYFAIRKLHFFLRAKALVVYPGGFGTLDELFEILTLVQTHKTPPIPVVIVGKSYWNKLINFDFLVEEGTIAPEDLEIFHFADNAAEAWKHILDWHETYNTPLVAKGEKTGMEREK, translated from the coding sequence ATGAAAAAGAAAAAACTACCGGTAGAAAATACGAAACTTCCCTGGGAACACCCCAAACCCAAAACGGAAGATCCCCAGGCATTGAAACTGGTCGAGAAGATCATGCAGAGCCCGACCTACCGCCTGGCGGAGGAGGATACCGATTTCCTCAAATCCTACGAGACCCGGGGGAACCGGCTGGAGCTCGACTACCTCAAGCCCGAACTTCACATGGCCCGCGCCGGGATCGAGCATACCATCGTGGTCTTTGGTAGTGCACGGATCCGGGAGCGCAAGACGGCCATGGCCAACCTGGAAGCGGTGCAGAAAAAGCTCAAAGCCGATCCCGATAATGAAAAACTGATGCAGGAGCTCTATGTGGCGGAGCGGATGCTGGAGAAGAGTATCTACTATGACGACGCTCGGATGTTCGGCCGCTATGTCAGCCGCAGCGGGAAGGGCCCCGGCGACAGCCGAGTGGTGATCATGACCGGCGGGGGCCCGGGGATCATGGAAGCGGCCAACCGTGGGGCTCACGACGTAGGGGCCAAGAGTGTGGGGCTCAATATCCATTTGCCCCATGAACAGTTCCCCAATCCCTACATCACGCCGGAACTCTGTTTTCAGTTCCACTACTTCGCCATCCGTAAACTCCACTTCTTCCTGCGGGCCAAGGCTCTGGTGGTCTATCCCGGCGGTTTCGGGACCCTCGACGAGCTCTTCGAGATCCTCACCCTGGTACAGACCCACAAAACTCCGCCCATTCCGGTGGTCATTGTGGGCAAGAGCTATTGGAACAAACTGATCAATTTCGACTTTCTGGTGGAAGAGGGGACCATCGCCCCTGAAGATCTGGAGATTTTCCACTTTGCGGACAATGCTGCTGAAGCATGGAAACACATTCTCGATTGGCATGAGACTTACAACACTCCTCTGGTAGCCAAGGGGGAGAAAACAGGTATGGAAAGAGAAAAGTGA
- a CDS encoding DedA family protein — MLHTLTQILLHFADTLGYIGVYFYMLLVGTFIPVPSEILLIPSGYLASTGQKSFTLLLLAGALGSLSGALINYALARTLVHRFLGHKPVIRKTAYFFRRHGKISVFLAPLTPGLGQYISIPAGLAHMPLKHFIPLTFAANLIWVGFMLLIGYIFGDGAAAQKQAAWFSLILLGFVILSVTVYVWRELKKARLNDSELEEIEEGLGSANLSE; from the coding sequence ATGCTCCACACCCTCACCCAAATTCTGCTCCACTTCGCCGATACCCTCGGCTATATCGGCGTCTATTTCTATATGCTGCTGGTAGGGACCTTCATCCCCGTCCCCAGCGAAATTCTCCTCATTCCCTCGGGCTATCTGGCATCCACGGGGCAGAAGAGCTTCACCCTGCTCCTGCTGGCCGGAGCTCTGGGCAGCCTCAGCGGAGCCCTGATCAACTACGCCCTGGCACGCACCCTGGTCCACCGCTTCCTGGGCCACAAACCGGTCATCAGAAAGACCGCCTACTTCTTCAGACGTCACGGAAAGATCTCGGTCTTCCTGGCTCCGCTGACTCCGGGACTGGGCCAGTATATCTCCATCCCGGCGGGCCTGGCCCATATGCCGCTGAAGCATTTCATCCCCCTCACCTTCGCCGCCAACCTGATCTGGGTCGGCTTTATGCTCCTCATCGGCTATATCTTCGGCGACGGAGCCGCGGCGCAGAAACAGGCGGCCTGGTTCTCCCTGATTCTTCTGGGATTCGTGATCCTCAGCGTCACGGTTTATGTATGGAGAGAGTTGAAAAAAGCCCGTTTGAACGATTCGGAGCTGGAAGAGATCGAAGAGGGTTTAGGCTCTGCAAATCTTTCTGAATGA
- a CDS encoding dihydrolipoyl dehydrogenase family protein, producing the protein MKQYDLVVIGAGPGGTPAAMMAARFGKKVLLIDKRGEPGGECLFEGCIPSKILENAANRYALLKEARSFHIDLDGAAQIHWEEVIADKDVLLEQRAQAALASFKVLPSLDFLAGETAFVDAHTIEVNGERYGFEHAIVATGASAHIPPLKGEGVSRAWTNADIFKAKELPEEIAFIGAGAISCELVQMFAKLGVKCHILERGPRILKRIDEEAALIVQKRMQEQGIEVLLNVGFDSIDGDEGDFTIRYTQEGAAKTLRVPHLLIATGRAANVEGIGLEKAGVEFDRHGIKVDGGMQSTVPHIYAVGDCAVGPKFAHWATYTAGVAIHNIYAPTRHEAQEEKLSWVLFSDPQIASAGLSEAEAAQKGLEVSVEKYDYAADARAQIDKDAEGFIKFVVETKSGVIKGVQVVSYDASSLAGEASLIVANAMTVLQVMGAIHPHPTLTEGFGKLAQSLFFKSMMNRRR; encoded by the coding sequence ATGAAACAATATGATCTGGTCGTCATCGGGGCCGGTCCCGGGGGCACGCCCGCAGCTATGATGGCGGCACGCTTCGGGAAGAAGGTCCTGCTGATCGACAAACGGGGAGAGCCGGGTGGCGAATGCCTCTTCGAAGGGTGCATCCCCTCCAAGATCCTCGAGAACGCCGCCAACCGATACGCCTTGCTCAAAGAGGCGAGATCGTTCCATATCGATCTGGATGGAGCGGCGCAGATCCACTGGGAAGAGGTGATCGCCGACAAAGATGTGCTCCTTGAGCAGCGTGCCCAGGCGGCGCTGGCCTCGTTCAAAGTGCTGCCGAGCCTCGACTTCCTGGCCGGGGAAACGGCCTTTGTCGATGCCCATACCATCGAGGTGAACGGGGAACGCTACGGCTTCGAGCATGCCATTGTGGCTACGGGGGCTTCGGCCCATATCCCCCCGCTGAAAGGGGAGGGGGTCTCCAGAGCCTGGACCAACGCCGATATCTTCAAAGCGAAAGAGCTCCCCGAAGAGATCGCCTTTATCGGGGCGGGGGCCATCAGCTGTGAATTGGTGCAAATGTTCGCCAAGCTCGGGGTGAAATGCCACATCCTCGAGCGCGGGCCCCGCATTCTCAAGCGGATCGACGAAGAGGCGGCCCTGATCGTGCAAAAGCGGATGCAGGAGCAGGGGATCGAGGTCCTCCTCAATGTCGGCTTCGATTCCATCGATGGAGATGAAGGAGATTTCACGATTCGCTATACCCAGGAGGGCGCAGCCAAGACCCTCAGGGTCCCGCACCTGCTCATCGCCACGGGGCGCGCCGCCAATGTGGAGGGGATCGGCCTTGAAAAGGCCGGAGTCGAGTTCGACCGCCATGGCATCAAGGTTGACGGCGGAATGCAGAGCACCGTCCCCCATATCTATGCGGTAGGCGATTGCGCCGTCGGGCCCAAGTTCGCCCACTGGGCCACCTACACCGCCGGTGTCGCCATCCACAACATCTATGCTCCTACGCGCCACGAAGCCCAGGAAGAGAAGCTCAGCTGGGTGCTCTTCAGCGATCCCCAGATCGCCTCGGCGGGCCTTTCCGAGGCCGAAGCGGCCCAAAAGGGCTTGGAAGTGAGCGTGGAGAAATACGATTACGCCGCCGATGCCCGGGCCCAGATCGACAAGGATGCGGAAGGCTTCATCAAATTCGTGGTGGAGACGAAAAGTGGAGTGATCAAGGGGGTCCAGGTCGTTAGCTACGACGCTTCGAGCCTGGCGGGGGAAGCTTCGCTCATTGTCGCCAATGCCATGACGGTGCTGCAGGTTATGGGGGCCATCCATCCCCATCCCACGCTCACCGAGGGATTCGGCAAACTGGCTCAGAGCCTCTTTTTTAAATCTATGATGAACCGGAGACGTTAA
- a CDS encoding MgtC/SapB family protein has protein sequence MTHFLAPDLIHFILTVTFGFLIGLEIRSYREHFHPDKPQDFFGTARTYTFVAILGYLFYRLDPDRLILYTTVLIGLTMLYAIFYASKVREGRHSILLYLVLLSVYAFGPLTQRFPLWMPALLFVLIVFLLNAKSAISRFALHVNTYEFETLGKMVLLSAVILPILPDTRVLPYIPLSPFKIWLAVVVISAISYGGYLAQKYFFPNRGYFLTGIIGGTYSSTATTVVLARKARQMGGNPLIDAGIIAATAVMYLRLIVVAFVFNVTVGMKLLVPFLILSVLGILFSLLYIRQGKAAEGTPDFVDNNPLELKTAFAFAFLFVLMMMVTTYVTHHYGIEGLKVLSFAAGLTDIDPFVLSLLTGKYTVGMEQIVSAIVIAAGSNNLLKALYALWFGGPKVTWRSALWIMVLGILTIAYGLYI, from the coding sequence ATGACGCATTTTCTGGCCCCCGATCTGATCCATTTCATCCTGACCGTCACCTTCGGTTTTCTGATCGGATTGGAGATTCGCAGCTATCGGGAACATTTCCATCCCGACAAGCCTCAGGATTTTTTCGGCACGGCCCGTACCTATACCTTCGTGGCTATCCTGGGTTATCTTTTCTATCGTCTCGACCCCGATCGGCTGATCCTCTATACGACGGTATTGATCGGCTTGACGATGCTTTATGCCATCTTCTATGCCTCCAAGGTCAGGGAGGGGCGGCACAGCATCCTGCTCTATCTGGTCCTTCTTTCGGTCTACGCTTTCGGTCCGCTGACCCAGCGTTTTCCGCTTTGGATGCCGGCGCTGCTTTTCGTGCTGATCGTCTTTTTGCTCAATGCCAAGAGCGCGATCAGCCGCTTCGCTCTGCATGTCAATACCTATGAGTTCGAGACGCTGGGCAAGATGGTGCTCCTCTCGGCGGTGATCCTGCCGATCCTGCCCGATACGAGGGTGCTGCCCTATATCCCCCTTTCTCCCTTCAAGATCTGGCTGGCGGTGGTCGTCATCTCCGCCATCAGCTACGGCGGTTATCTGGCTCAGAAGTATTTCTTCCCCAATCGGGGTTATTTCCTTACCGGGATCATCGGCGGGACCTACTCTTCGACGGCCACGACGGTGGTTTTGGCCCGCAAGGCCCGGCAGATGGGGGGCAACCCGCTCATCGACGCCGGGATCATAGCCGCCACGGCGGTAATGTACCTACGGCTGATCGTCGTCGCCTTTGTTTTCAACGTAACGGTGGGGATGAAACTTCTGGTCCCTTTTCTGATCCTCTCTGTTCTGGGAATACTCTTTTCCCTGCTCTATATCCGCCAGGGAAAAGCTGCGGAGGGAACCCCTGATTTCGTCGACAACAACCCTCTGGAGCTCAAGACCGCCTTCGCTTTCGCCTTTCTCTTCGTCCTGATGATGATGGTCACCACTTACGTGACCCATCATTACGGTATCGAAGGGTTGAAGGTGCTCTCCTTTGCCGCGGGTTTGACGGACATCGATCCCTTCGTCCTCTCGCTGCTGACGGGAAAATATACGGTCGGGATGGAGCAGATCGTCTCCGCTATCGTCATCGCTGCGGGGAGCAATAACCTGCTCAAAGCCCTCTATGCCCTCTGGTTCGGCGGCCCGAAGGTCACGTGGCGGTCGGCACTCTGGATCATGGTTCTGGGGATCCTCACTATTGCCTATGGGCTTTACATCTAG